AGCAACATGCCCAGCCCGTCGACGGTAACGCATTTGGCCTGTTCCGCTTCGCGCAAGAGCCTTGTTTGCAACGGTGTATAGACAAGATCGCAAACTGTCGTGCCGGCACGTAGACCGTCGAGCGGCACCCGGAATTCAGGTTTGCCGACCATGCCGAGCGATGTCGTATTGACAACGGTCGCCGCGTCGTCGAGCACGTTTCCGGCCTGGACCCAGTCGACGACCGTGATGCGATGACCGAATTCGTCGCGCAGGTTTTCGGCACGCAATCGGGTGCGATTGGTCAACCGGATTTCCGGAGCGCCGACATCAAGCAGGGATGCGACGACCGCCCGCGCGGCGCCACCCGCGCCGAAGACCACAATCGGACCCGCCGCAGCGCGCCACTTCGGCGCGGATTGCCGGAGGTTTTCGATGAACCCGTAACCGTCGGTATTGTCGGCATGGATCTTGCCATCCTTGCGGAAGATCAGCGTATTCGCTGCACCGATTAGGGTTGCCCGATCGCTGATCTGATCGGCGATGTCCATCACCTGTTCCTTGTAGGGAATAGTGACATTGACACCGACGAAACCGATCTCGGGAAGCAAGCGCAGCGTATCGGCCAGCCGCGCTGCCGGCACGTCCATCGGGATGTAGTGACCCGGCAATCCGTACTTGCGCAACCAATGCGCATGAAGACGGGGTGACTTGGAGTGGGCAATGGGTGATCCGATCACGCCGGCCAGGGGAATGCGATCTGGGCTCATGCTGGGATTGTTCCGGTGAGGGACAGATTGTTGAGGAGCGGCAGTAACGGCAGACCAAGAATGGTGAAATGGTCGCCGTCGATCCGGGCAAAGAGCCGCACGCCTTCCTCCTCGAGCTTGTAGCCACCGACCGAGGATGCGACGGAAGGCCAGTTCCGATCAAGGTAGGCGTCGAGATAAGCATCCGAAAAGCGACGCATCGTCAGGCGGGCGGTGTCGACGTGGCGCCAGACAGGATTGCCGTCGCGATAGAGAACCGCTGCCGAATGCAGACTGTGTTGACGCCCCCGCAAAACAATCAATTGGTCGCGGGCCTCGTCCCGGGTTTCGGGTTTGGAGAGGACGGTGTCTTCAAACTCGAGAACCTGGTCACAACCAAGAACAAGCGACTGCGGATGGCGTGCGGCGATCTTTCGTGCCTTGCTTTCGGCCAATGCGTCGGCGATGTCACGCGCCGTCGCGCCTTCGGCACGCAGTGAGGCCTTCACGGCGTCTTCGTCGATCCGGGGCGAATCGATATCGAAGGTCAGCCCTGCCGACGAGAGCATTTGAGCGCGGATGTGCGACCCGGATGCGAGGATCAAAGCAGTTTTCATGGGGTGAATTTGTGGAAAACCGGGGTGAATGTCTGTCGGTTGTTCTGGGGAATAAGCGGGTGGGTTGCAAGCCGGTGGAGTGTATGCGGGTTTTTCCGCCTGTTCCGCTCGTTTGCGCATCTCGGGAAAAGGAAAACCCGATCACGTGGAACGAAAGGCCCGAAGCTGAGGTTTCCGACAGAATACCAACAAAATGGCTTAGACTGGTTTATCTTGTTAACATATTGATTTATATTCTTTTTTTCTAGAATTCTCCTGTCGATGCCTTGTTTGATCCAGAGCAATTTCCACATCTTGACGCCTGTGGACCGATCTGTGTGGACTTCGTTAATCCACAGGATCAGAGCAGACTAGAACCAACAAATACTCTTTTTCTTTCTCATTCTTTTATTGGTTCCCGTGGCCAGTGCTGCGCGATTGACAGGCTGTGCTCCGACGTTTAGGTCGGGGATGCCTTCGGTCCCGAAGGTCGTCTCCTTAATGAACGCGCTAAGCCGGACCTGGTCCGCGAGAGGTCATGCCATGATCATTGAAAAGCTGAACCTTGCCGATCTGAAGGCAAAGAGCCCCAAGGATCTTCTGGCTATGGCCGAGGAACTTGAGATCGAGAACGCCTCGACGATGCGCAAGGGGGAGATGATGTTCCAGATCCTGCGCGAGCGGGCGGACGAGGGTTGGGACATCTTCGGTGATGGCGTCTTGGAGGTGCTTCAGGACGGCTTTGGTTTCCTGCGGTCGCCGGAAGCGAATTACCTGCCTGGTCCGGACGACATCTATGTCAGCCCGGAAATGATCCGAAAATACTCCTTGAGAACCGGTGATACGATCGAGGGAGAGATCAAGGCTCCTGATGAGAACGAACGCTACTTTGCCCTGGTTTCGGTAACGAAGATCAATTTCGAGGATCCCGACAAGGCCCGTCACAAGATCGCGTTCGACAACCTGACGCCATTGTATCCGGACGAACGGCTGAAGATGGAAATCGAGGATCCGACGATCAAGGATCGATCGGCCCGGATCATCGATCTAGTATCGCCGATCGGAAAAGGTCAGCGCAGCCTGATCGTGGCGCCGCCGCGGACAGGGAAAACGGTTCTTTTGCAGAACATTGCGCATTCGATCGAGAAGAACCATCCGGAATGCTATCTGATCGTGCTGCTGATCGATGAACGACCGGAAGAAGTGACGGACATGCAGCGTTCGGTAAAGGGCGAGGTGATATCTTCAACGTTCGACGAACCGGCCACGCGGCATGTGGCGGTCAGCGAGATGGTGATCGAGAAGGCCAAGCGACTGGTTGAACACAAGCGGGACGTGGTCATTCTGCTTGATTCGATCACGCGACTGGGACGCGCGTTCAATACGGTTGTGCCATCGTCGGGAAAGGTATTGACCGGCGGTGTTGATGCCAATGCGTTGCAACGTCCCAAAAGGTTTTTCGGTGCCGCACGGAACATCGAAGAGGGTGGATCTCTGACCATCATCGCGACCGCGCTGATCGATACCGGCTCGCGCATGGACGAGGTGATCTTTGAAGAATTCAAGGGTACCGGCAACTCGGAGATCGTGTTGGACCGCAAGGTTGCCGACAAGCGTGTGTTCCCGGCGATCGATATCCTGAAGTCGGGAACCCGGAAGGAAGATCTGCTTGTCGACAAGATCGATTTGCAGAAAACGTTCGTGTTGCGGCGCATTCTGAACCCGATGGGTACGACCGACGCGATCGAATTCCTTTTGTCGAAGCTCAAGCAGACCAAGACGAACTCGGAATTCTTTGACTCGATGAACAGCTAAAGGCGCTTGGAGGCGACTTTGGACACGATCTTTGCGCAGGCAAGTGCGCCTGGAAAGGCGGGCGTGGCCGTCATTCGTGTGTCAGGGCCACTGGCGTTTCAAGCGGTCGAACATCTTGCGGGTGACATACCGAAACCGCGATACGCAGCATTGCGGAAACTGAAAACCCCTGGTGGCGAGGTGATCGACGAAGCGTTGGTGCTTTGTTTTGCGGAAAACGCCAGCTTCACCGGAGAGCGGGTCGTCGAGTTCCAGCTGCACGGGAGCATCGCCGTCGTGGCGTCGGTAATGGGCGAGTTGACGGTTCTGAAGGGGTTTCGGCCCGCCGAGCCGGGTGAGTTCACGCGGCGGGCTTTGGAGAACGGCCGATTGGATCTCGCGCAGGTGGAAGCTCTCGCGGATTTGATAGATGCAGAGACGGAAGCACAGCGTGAACAGGCCATGCGACTGTTTTCCGGTGCCCTTGGCCAAGCGGTTGCCGTCTGGCGCGACAAGCTGATCCATGCGCTGTCGCTTTTGGAGGCCACGCTTGATTTCGCCGATGAGGAGGTGCCCGTTGATGTCACACCGGATGTCTTGGGTTTGGTGACCACCGTCAAGGAAGACGTCGAACGCGAACTTCGAGGTTATTCTGCCGCTGAGCGAATACGCAGCGGGTTCGAAGTGGCGATCGTCGGCGCTCCGAACGTGGGGAAATCCACTTTGCTGAATCGTCTCGCGGGCCGTCAAGCCGCGATCGTTTCAGCGGTAGCGGGAACGACGCGAGACGTGATCGAAGTGAGGATGGATATCAAGGGCCTAGCGGTGACGTTTCTGGACACGGCTGGGCTGAGAGAAACCGACGATGAGATTGAGGCGATCGGCGTCGATCTGGCCCGGCGCCGTGCCGCGAACGCGGATCTGCGTGTTTTCCTGGTTGATGACTCGGTAGCAACGGGCATTGTTGCGCAACCGGATGATATCGTGGTTCGATCGAAAATCGACCTTCGTGGCGGCGAGGGGATCTCAGCGGTCACTGGTGAAGGTATCGATGCGCTCTTGTCGCGGCTGCATGGTATACTTGTTCGGAGAAGCGCGAATGCTGGACTTGTCACACGGGAAAGACACCGCGCAGCTATGATTGATGGGCAGCAACGCCTAGGTAACGCGTTGGCACTGCTTGCTCGGGGTCCAGATGTGTATGACCAGGTGGCGGAGGAACTTCGTCTTGCTGTGCGACGACTGGCGCATGTAATGGGTAAGGTGGATGTCGAGGACATCTTGGATTCGGTCTTCAATCGCTTTTGTCTTGGGAAGTGAGGAGTGTTTCACGTGAAACACGGTGGCTTCGATGTTGTGGTAATCGGTGGCGGTCACGCTGGAACAGAAGCGGCGGCGGCTGCCTCTCGGATGGGTGCACGGACCGCGCTGGTCACGTTCCAAAAGGACGATCTTGGTGTGATGTCGTGCAACCCGGCGATCGGAGGGCTTGGGAAGGGCCATCTTGTACGGGAGATCGACGCGATGGACGGCCTGATGGGTCGTGTCGCGGATCGCGCCGGCATTCAGTTTCGCCTGTTGAACCGGCGCAAAGGTCCGGCTGTTCAAGGCCCTCGCGCACAAGCAGATCGTCGCCTCTATCGCGCAGCGATGTCAGAAGAAGTTCTCGCGTTACCTGGCCTTGCTGTCGTTGTCGGAGAAGTCGTGGATATCGTCCCGGCGGGTCAGCTGTCATTCCGCGTGATCCTGGCAGACGGGTCGGAGGTTGCAGCGCGCACCGTCGTTCTGACCACGGGAACTTTCTTACGTGGGACGGTTCATATCGGCGATCGTTCGTTTACCGCGGGAAGGATGGGCGCGCAGCCATCCAATCGGCTCGCAGATCGCTTGCGGGGGTTCGATCTGCCGTTTGGGCGGCTCAAAACCGGTACTCCCCCACGACTGGATGGTCGTACGATTGCCTGGGATCAACTTGAGATGCAGCCTGGCGATGACGAACCAGTGATGTTTTCGTTCCTGTCCAAAGCACCCGTGGCCCGGCAAATCAGTTGTGGCATCACGCACACAAACCCTGCGACACACGAGATCATAGAAGAAAACCTAGCGCGTTCTGCAATGTACGGTGGTCGGATCGCCGGCGTCGGTCCGAGATATTGCCCATCGATCGAAGACAAGGTCGTGCGCTTTGCGGACAAGAACGCGCACCAGGTTTTTCTGGAACCGGAGGGTCTGGACGATCACACGGTATATCCGAACGGGATATCCACGTCTTTGCCGGAAGATGTGCAGGTTCGATACGTTCGGACGATGAAAGGCTTGGAGCGCGTCGACATTCTGCAACCCGGTTACGCAATCGAATATGACTACGTGGATCCGCGTTCTCTTGACAGCCGACTAAGCCTCATGTCCTGCCCTGGCTTTTTTCTCGCGGGGCAGATCAACGGCACCACCGGCTATGAGGAAGCTGCGGCGCAAGGTCTTGTGGCGGGATTGAACGCTGCGGCCATGGCCGCGGATCGCGATCAGGTGGCTTTCAGCCGTGCCGAGTCATATATCGGTGTGATGATTGATGATCTTGTGACGAGGGGAGTCACCGAGCCGTATCGGATGTTCACATCGCGAGCCGAGTTTCGTCTCACACTGCGCGCGGACAATGCGGATCAACGTCTGACGCCCATGGCAATCGACTTGGGTGTGGTTAGCGATCGCCGAAGAACGGCGTTCGAAGAAAAAATGGAGAAGTTGAACGCGGCCAGGGTTGTTCTGCGGGAAACAAGATTTTCGCCTTCCGAGCTCTCCGCTTTGGGTGTTGAGGTGAACAAGGACGGCCCACGCCGCAGTGCGTACGAACTTCTATCTTTCCCTGATGTTACGTTGCCTGCTTTGACCAGTCTCGCGGCAAGTCTGGATCAGATCGAACCAGTCATCGGCGAACAGCTGGAGCGCGAGGCTCTCTACGCGAATTACCTCGATCGTCAGGCGCAGGACATCGATGCGCTGCGACGCGAAGAGCGCACCGTCATCCCGCGCGACTTCGATTATCTGGGGATGTCGGGTTTGTCTAAGGAACTTCAGTCGAAATTGGTATTCCACAAGCCGGAAACACTGGCACAAGCCGGAAAGATCGACGGCATGACACCGGCGGCGCTGGCGCTTATCTTGGCAAAGTTGCGTCAATCACGCCGCAAATCGGCATGACGTCACGCGCACTTGCAACGGACGTTTCACGTGAAACACAAGACAGGTTGTCTACCTTCGTCAAGCTGTTGAAAACGTGGAATCAAGCAATCAACCTGGTTGCCCGCACGGATGAGCATGATCTCTGGACGCGGCATGTCGCGGATTCGCTGCAGGTTTTCGAACTCTCCCCCGAGACCAAGCAGAGCTGGCTGGATCTGGGCAGCGGCGGTGGTTTCCCTGGGTTGGTTGTCGCGATCGTCGCTGCCGAGAAGCAACCAGACCTGTCCGTCACCCTGATCGAAAGTGATGCCAGGAAGTCCGCGTTCCTGCGGACGGTCGTTCGCGAAGCCGGCTTGAAAACCACGGTGTTGCCTACCAGGATCGAACGCGCATCTCCGCAGGGCGCAGACGTTATCAGCGCTCGCGCCTTGGCAGCTTTGACCAAGCTTCTCGGTCTGGCAAGCCGTCATGGAACGCCGAACACCACCTATCTTTTTCCCAAGGGCGAAAACTGGAAAAAAGAGATCGCGGAGGCGCAGAAGACGTGGCGTTTCAATGCCGAGCCAATTACAAGCAGAACCAACGAAAACGCCGTGATCCTGCGCTTGAAAGAGGTGATCCATGTCTGATCCGACACGACCGCCGGGCCCGAAAATCATTGCGGTCGCCAACCAAAAAGGTGGGGTTGGCAAAACCACCACCACGATCAACCTCGGCGCGGCCTTGGCCGAACTGAACCTGAAGGTTCTGGTTGTCGACCTGGACCCTCAAGGAAACGCGTCCACCGGACTTGGTGTCGAACCGGAAGATCGGCAGCACACGACATACGATCTCTTGACCGGCGAGCGCGAACTCGCAGAAGTCGTGAAAGGCAGCGATATCGAAAACCTCAGCATTGTTCCTGCCAATGTCGATCTGAGCTCTGCCGACATCGAACTGATCTCGAACGCCAAGCGCAGTTTCCTGCTACATGACGCGCTTAGGCAGACGGCCATGGATCGGTTCGGTTTCGACTATGTGTTGATCGATTGCCCGCCGTCGCTCAATCTGCTGACCGTCAATGCGATGGTCGCCGCGCACTCCGTTCTTATCCCGCTTCAAAGCGAGTTTTTCGCGTTGGAAGGTTTGTCGCAGTTGATGCTGACATTGCGCGAAATCCGCCTGTCCGCGAATCCCGACCTTCGCATCGAAGGCGTGGTCCTCACGATGTTTGATCGCCGAAACAACCTGTCTCAGCAAGTCGAGGCCGACGCGCGCGCAAATCTTGGTGAGGTGGTCTTCGACACCGTCATTCCCAGAAATGTACGCCTCAGCGAAGCACCGTCCTTTGCGCTGCCCGTCCTGCAGTACGACGGACAATCGAAAGGTGCGCAAGCGTATCGCGCGCTTGCCGCCGAGCTGATCAGAAAAAACCAGAAGATAGCGGCATAAAGGCAGGAGTTTCCTTTCATGGCTCAGAGCAAGGATACAAGGCGCGGACTTGGTCGCGGCCTGTCGGCGCTGATGGCGGATGTCGACCCCAGCGGCCGATCAGACGAACAGTCTGACTCGGCACGGCGGCCCGAAAGAACCATTCCGATTGAAAAGATCGTCCCCAATCCCGATCAGCCACGCCGCGCATTCACATCGGAACAGCTTGAGGAACTGGCAGAATCGATCAGGGCAAAGGGCGTTCTTCAACCTCTGATTGTGCGAGAAAAGCCTGGAAACCCAGAGCTGTACGAGATCGTCGCCGGCGAACGCCGATGGCGGGCCGCGCAGATCGCCAAGCTGCACAGCCTTCCGGCGATCCTTCGCGATTATGATGACACCGAAGTGCTGGAAGTGGCGATCATCGAGAACATCCAGCGTGCCGATCTGAACGCCATCGAAGAAGCCGCGGGATATAGGCAACTGATGATGAAGTTCGGCCATACTCAGGAAAAAATGGCCGAAGCCCTGGGCAAGAGCCGTAGCCACATCGCCAACCTGCTTCGGTTGCTCAATCTCCCGGAGTCCGTCCAGGCCATGGTCAGCGATGGCCGCTTGTCTGCAGGGCATGCCCGGGCGCTGGTAACCGCCCCCGATCCGGAAGCCCTCGCAAAGCAGATCGTCGCAAAAGGATTGTCCGTTCGAGACGCCGAGAAGCTCGCCAAACGATCGGGAGAGCCTGCGACTCGCGACGCAAAGCGAAAGTCCGGAATTTCGTTCGACAAGGATGCCGACACCAAGGCACTCGAGGGGGATCTCACCGCGGCACTCGGCATGCGGGTTTCCGTCGATCACAAGCCAGGCGGCGAAGCGGGTCGCGTCACGATCACATACGACACGCTCGAACAACTCGACGCCTTGTGCATGGTACTCAGTTCGGGGCGTTAGTCAGGAGCCAACTCCGCAACAAGTCTATTCAACAGCAAGCGACCTCTTTGCGTTGCCCGCACGCATTGGCCGGAACGCTCGATCAGACCCTGATCTTCAAAAAAGACCAATTTTTCGTCCGTCAGGGCTTCCGGATGCATGCGCCTTGCGCGATCGACGTTCACGCCTTCCGAAAGGCGCAGACCCATCATGATGTATTCGGTGCTTCGCTCTTTCATCGACAGCAGCGAACGTTCCACTTCGGTTCGGCCGGTTGCCGCACGCGCCAGCCAGTCGTTCGGCATCCGGGCGGCGACCGTGGCAAATCTGTGTTCGCCCACCGTGATACGACCATGCGCACCCGGGCCGATGCCGACATAATCACCGTTGCGCCAATAGATCAGGTTGTGCCGCGACTCTGCGCCAGGTCGCGCGAAATTCGACACTTCATAGGCTGAAAACCCATGTGCGCGACACATATCGACCGTCATGTCGTAGAAATCGGCGGATAGATCCTCGTCCGGTAATCCCGGCAACCCTCCGGCCTTGGCGCGCGCCCAGAAGGCCGTACCGGGTTCAATCGTCAACTGGTACAGGGACAAATGATCGACGGCCAACGACAACGCTTCGCCCAATTCGGTCTCCCACTCGTCGAGTGTCTGGTCCTGCCGGGCATAGATCAGATCGAAACTGACGCGATCAAAAGCTTTCCGCGCAACGGAATAGGCCTCTTTGGCAGCCTCCACATCGTGCAGCCGACCCAGTCGCTTCAGGTCACGCGGCACCAAGGACTGCACGCCCAACGAAATCCGGTTCACCCCTGCATCGGCATAGTCGGAAAACCTCGCGATTTCGACGCTGCGCGGGTTTGCCTCTAGTGTGATTTCGATATCATTGGCCCAACGCCACACCGTCCGGCTGGCCGACAAAACGGCGTCCACCGTTTCCGCGGACATCAAAGAAGGTGTCCCGCCGCCGAAGAAGATCGAGTTCAGAACACGGTCTGGAACCTGTTCGGCATAGCGCCTCAGTTCGCCAACAAGCGCGTCCGCCCAGGGTTTTTGATCGGGAACATTCTGGACGTGGCTGTTGAAATCGCAATATGGACACTTGGCCTCGCAAAACGGCCAATGGACATAAAGGCCGAAACCGCCCTCGCGCCAATCGTCACGCAAAACAGCCCGCCACCAGCTTTGCAAAGGCATCGGCCCTGTGACTGATCCGGTTCTTTTCCCACCGGTCCATCTCGCCAAAGGTCAAGTCGTACCCATCGGGTTGAAATACCGGATCATACCCGTGACCTTGCGTCCCACGCATCGGCCAAACGATCCGACCTTCCATCACACCCGGAAACACCTCGTCGTGGCCATCGGGCCATGCCAGGACAAGAGTGCAGCAAAACCTGGCCGTCCAGGGCTGCGAGGCACCAGTTGCCAACAGCGCATCATGTGCCCGCGTCATCGCCAGATCGAAGTCCCGACCCGTCTCTGTCTCGGCCCAATCTGCCGTATATACCCCAGGAGCACCGTCAAGAGCGTCGATCTCGATCCCGGAATCATCGGCCAAGGCTGGCAGCCCTGTCGCCTTGGCCGCGGCATGGGCCTTGATCCTCGCGTTTTCCACGAACCGCGATCCGGTTTCCTCCGGTTCCGGCAATCCCAGTTCGGCCGCGCCCCTGACCGAAATCCCGAAAGGCGCGAGCAGATCGGCGATCTCTTCCAGCTTCCCCTGGTTATGGGTTGCAACCAAAAGTTGATCGCCGTCGAACCGACGTGTCATGCCACGGCCGCTTTCTGAACGGCGACCAGGTTCTGAACGCCGAGATCTGCGAGACCCATCAACGTGTCCAGTTCTTCTCGTGAAAACGCAGCACCTTCCGCCGACATCTGCACTTCGATCAATCTCCCGTCTCCACGCATGACGAAATTTCCGTCCACACCCGCTGCGCTGTCTTCCGGGTAATCCAGATCCAGGACCGGCTGCCCAGCGTAGATACCGCAACTCACTGCCGCTACAGGAGAAAGAAGCGGGTCCGAAAGCACATCTCCCGCCTTCATCAGCTTGTTGACGGCCAGCCGCAAGGCGACCCAACCGCCGGTGATCGCCGCACATCGCGTGCCCCCATCGGCCTGGAGGACATCGCAATCCACGGTGATCTGCCGTTCCCCAAGCGCCACACGGTCGACACCGGCGCGCAACGAACGCCCGATCAGCCTCTGGATTTCCACGGTGCGGCCACCCTGTTTGCCCGCGGCCGCCTCGCGGCGCATGCGCGAACTGGTCGACCGGGGCAACATGCCGTATTCCGCCGTCACCCAACCCAAACCGGAACCCTTGATGAAGGGTGGAACGCGCTCCTCGAGAGATGCCGTACACAAGACATGGGTGTCACCGATCTTGATCAGACAGGATCCTTCTGCGTGTTTGGTAACGTCCGTATCGATTGAAACGGCGCGCATCTCGCTTAAATCTCGTCCCGACGGTCTCATGTTGTTCCTTTCTGCGGTTGAGCCCGGGATAGACGCGCCGGCCCGTGTCGCGCAACCCCGATTGACGATCGGTCGCGGGGTCATTTAATGGCAGAGGTCCGAGGGTTTGCTCACATGGATGCCAACACGCTGCTCAGCCAATTGAACGACCGCTCGCGAGAGGTGTTTCGACGCGTGGTCGAAGGCTATCTGGATTCCGGCGAACCAGTCGGTTCGCGCACCTTGTCCCGTACCCTGACCGAAGGCATTTCAGCGGCCACGATTCGGAACGTGATGCAGGATCTGGAGTATCTCGGTCTGCTTGACAGTCCGCATGTCAGCGCCGGACGCATACCCACACAGCTTGGCCTGCGCCTTTTCGTCGACGGTTTGCTCGAAGTGCGTGATCTCGACCAGGAAGATCGGGCCGCGCTGGATGCCACGCTTGGAGACCAGCGCCGAGACGTCGGCGATCTGCTGGACCAGGTCGGATCGGCATTGTCCGGCGTGACCCATGGCGCGTCGCTTGTCCTGACGCCCAAACACGAGGCGCCGCTGAAGCATATCGAGTTCGTGAGCCTCGGCCATGATCGCGCCCTGGTGGTCATTGTCTTCGCCGATGGCCATGTCGAGAACCGGCTTTTCACGCCACCCCCGGGACAAACCCCCAGTTCGATGCGCGAAGCCGCGAATTTTCTGAACGCGCAGGTCGAAGGCCGCACGCTCAGCGAATTGCGCCAGGTGATGGTCAGGGAAATCGCGCAGCGCCGGCAAGAACTCGACACGCTGGCCGCAGATCTCGTCGAGTCGGGCCTTGCCCTGTGGTCTTCCGAAGATGACAGTTCGGCCCGTCTGATCGTGCGCGGCCGCGCCAATCTGTTGGAACACGAAGCCGTTGACGAGGAGCTTGACCGGATCCGCAGCCTGTTCGATGACCTCGAACGCAAACGCGACATCGCCGAGTTCCTCCAACTGGCAGAAGAAGGCGACGGTGTGCGAATTTTTATCGGTTCGGAGAACAAACTTTTTTCGCTTTCGGGTTCCTCTTTGGTCGTCTCTCCGTATATGAACGCTGATCGAAAAATCGTGGGCGCGGTCGGAGTCATCGGACCCACGCGCCTCAACTATGGCCGTATCGTCCCGATCGTGGACTACACGGCCCAACTGGTCGGAAGATTGATCACCGATCGGAGTCAAAGGTGAAACATGGCAGAGCGGACCGAAGACGACACTTTTCTGGATGACGTGGATCAGGCCGAGGCCGAAGCGATGGCACATGACCAGGAAATCGACCCGGTAGAAGCTGAACTGGATGCGCTCCGCGCCGAACGCGACGAGTTGAAAGACCGCATGTTGCGCGCGCTTGCGGATGCCGAAAACGCCCGAAAGCGTGCCGACAAGGACCGGCGCGAAGCGCAGGCCTATGGCGGGTCGCGCCTGGCGCGCGATTTGCTGCCGGTCTACGACAACCTGCAAAGGGCATTGAATGCCGCCCGCGACGAAGGCGACAAGGTCTCGACCGCGCTGGTCGAAGGTGTCGAGCTGACGCTGCGCGAATTGCTGAACGTGTTCGACAAGCATGGTGTCACCCGAATCGCTCCCGAGGTCGGCGAACGGTTCGATCCGCAACTGCACGAAGCCATGTTCGAAGCCCCGGTTCCCGGTACGCGTGCTGGCGACATCATCCAGGTCTCGGCAGAAGGGTTCCTACTCTATGATCGCTTGTTGCGCCCCGCGCAGGTCGGCGTCAGTTCGACCCCCGGAAAATAGACGCTAGCTTTTCAAAAGCGCCTTGAGATCATACAGCGCCTGCAAGGCTTCTCGCGGTGTCATTTCGTCTGGCAGCAACGCGTCCAGCCGGGTTTCCAGCTCGACTGGTTCGCGTTTGGGCGGCGGCTGTTGCGGAACCTGCGCCGCGAACAAGGGCAGGTCATCGATAAGCGCCTTTGGCGCGCTGCGTTCGCGGTCGCCTTGTTCCAACGCGTTCAGAACCACGCGGGCCCGTTCGATCACCGGCTTGGGCAGGCCGGCCAGTTGCGCGACCTGAACCCCGTAAGACCGGTCTGCCGCCCCATCATGCACCTCGTGCAGGAAAACCACGTCGCCGTCCCACTCCTTGACGGCCACCGTGGCGTTGCGCACACCGTCCAGCTTTCCGGCAAGGGCGGTCAATTCATGGTAATGGGTCGCGAAAAGCGCCCGGACCCGGTTCACGGATTGCAGATGTTCGAGCGTCGCCCAAGCGATCGACAGCCCGTCATAGGTGGCTGTTCCGCGCCCGATCTCGTCCAGGATCACCAGTGCGCGGTCATCCGACTGGTTCAGGATGGCGGCGGTTTCGACCATTTCGACCATGAAGGTCGATCGCCCGCGCGCAAGATCGTCCGACGCGCCGACCCGGCTGAAGATCTGGCTCACCAACCCGACATGAGCCGAGCGCGCCG
This sequence is a window from Thalassococcus arenae. Protein-coding genes within it:
- a CDS encoding shikimate dehydrogenase, whose protein sequence is MSPDRIPLAGVIGSPIAHSKSPRLHAHWLRKYGLPGHYIPMDVPAARLADTLRLLPEIGFVGVNVTIPYKEQVMDIADQISDRATLIGAANTLIFRKDGKIHADNTDGYGFIENLRQSAPKWRAAAGPIVVFGAGGAARAVVASLLDVGAPEIRLTNRTRLRAENLRDEFGHRITVVDWVQAGNVLDDAATVVNTTSLGMVGKPEFRVPLDGLRAGTTVCDLVYTPLQTRLLREAEQAKCVTVDGLGMLLHQAVPGFERWFGKRPDVDETARAAVLR
- a CDS encoding Maf family protein, which translates into the protein MKTALILASGSHIRAQMLSSAGLTFDIDSPRIDEDAVKASLRAEGATARDIADALAESKARKIAARHPQSLVLGCDQVLEFEDTVLSKPETRDEARDQLIVLRGRQHSLHSAAVLYRDGNPVWRHVDTARLTMRRFSDAYLDAYLDRNWPSVASSVGGYKLEEEGVRLFARIDGDHFTILGLPLLPLLNNLSLTGTIPA
- the rho gene encoding transcription termination factor Rho, whose amino-acid sequence is MIIEKLNLADLKAKSPKDLLAMAEELEIENASTMRKGEMMFQILRERADEGWDIFGDGVLEVLQDGFGFLRSPEANYLPGPDDIYVSPEMIRKYSLRTGDTIEGEIKAPDENERYFALVSVTKINFEDPDKARHKIAFDNLTPLYPDERLKMEIEDPTIKDRSARIIDLVSPIGKGQRSLIVAPPRTGKTVLLQNIAHSIEKNHPECYLIVLLIDERPEEVTDMQRSVKGEVISSTFDEPATRHVAVSEMVIEKAKRLVEHKRDVVILLDSITRLGRAFNTVVPSSGKVLTGGVDANALQRPKRFFGAARNIEEGGSLTIIATALIDTGSRMDEVIFEEFKGTGNSEIVLDRKVADKRVFPAIDILKSGTRKEDLLVDKIDLQKTFVLRRILNPMGTTDAIEFLLSKLKQTKTNSEFFDSMNS
- the mnmE gene encoding tRNA uridine-5-carboxymethylaminomethyl(34) synthesis GTPase MnmE: MDTIFAQASAPGKAGVAVIRVSGPLAFQAVEHLAGDIPKPRYAALRKLKTPGGEVIDEALVLCFAENASFTGERVVEFQLHGSIAVVASVMGELTVLKGFRPAEPGEFTRRALENGRLDLAQVEALADLIDAETEAQREQAMRLFSGALGQAVAVWRDKLIHALSLLEATLDFADEEVPVDVTPDVLGLVTTVKEDVERELRGYSAAERIRSGFEVAIVGAPNVGKSTLLNRLAGRQAAIVSAVAGTTRDVIEVRMDIKGLAVTFLDTAGLRETDDEIEAIGVDLARRRAANADLRVFLVDDSVATGIVAQPDDIVVRSKIDLRGGEGISAVTGEGIDALLSRLHGILVRRSANAGLVTRERHRAAMIDGQQRLGNALALLARGPDVYDQVAEELRLAVRRLAHVMGKVDVEDILDSVFNRFCLGK
- the mnmG gene encoding tRNA uridine-5-carboxymethylaminomethyl(34) synthesis enzyme MnmG translates to MFHVKHGGFDVVVIGGGHAGTEAAAAASRMGARTALVTFQKDDLGVMSCNPAIGGLGKGHLVREIDAMDGLMGRVADRAGIQFRLLNRRKGPAVQGPRAQADRRLYRAAMSEEVLALPGLAVVVGEVVDIVPAGQLSFRVILADGSEVAARTVVLTTGTFLRGTVHIGDRSFTAGRMGAQPSNRLADRLRGFDLPFGRLKTGTPPRLDGRTIAWDQLEMQPGDDEPVMFSFLSKAPVARQISCGITHTNPATHEIIEENLARSAMYGGRIAGVGPRYCPSIEDKVVRFADKNAHQVFLEPEGLDDHTVYPNGISTSLPEDVQVRYVRTMKGLERVDILQPGYAIEYDYVDPRSLDSRLSLMSCPGFFLAGQINGTTGYEEAAAQGLVAGLNAAAMAADRDQVAFSRAESYIGVMIDDLVTRGVTEPYRMFTSRAEFRLTLRADNADQRLTPMAIDLGVVSDRRRTAFEEKMEKLNAARVVLRETRFSPSELSALGVEVNKDGPRRSAYELLSFPDVTLPALTSLAASLDQIEPVIGEQLEREALYANYLDRQAQDIDALRREERTVIPRDFDYLGMSGLSKELQSKLVFHKPETLAQAGKIDGMTPAALALILAKLRQSRRKSA
- the rsmG gene encoding 16S rRNA (guanine(527)-N(7))-methyltransferase RsmG; amino-acid sequence: MTSRALATDVSRETQDRLSTFVKLLKTWNQAINLVARTDEHDLWTRHVADSLQVFELSPETKQSWLDLGSGGGFPGLVVAIVAAEKQPDLSVTLIESDARKSAFLRTVVREAGLKTTVLPTRIERASPQGADVISARALAALTKLLGLASRHGTPNTTYLFPKGENWKKEIAEAQKTWRFNAEPITSRTNENAVILRLKEVIHV